Below is a window of Synechococcus sp. RSCCF101 DNA.
TTCATGCGGGCCATGGCGATGATCGCCGCGGGCATGTTCTTGTCACAGCCACCGATGGCGAGCACGCCGTCCATGCTCTGGGCGTTGCAGGCCGTTTCGATCGAATCGGCGATCACCTCCCGCGACACCAGCGAGTACTTCATCCCCTCGGTGCCCATGGAGATGCCATCACTCACCGTGATCGTGCCGAACATCTGAGGCATGCCCCCGGCGCGATGGGCGGCCTCCTCGGCGCAGCGGGCCAGATCGTTGAGACCCACGTTGCAGGGCGTGATCGTGCTGTAGCCGTTGGCGATGCCGATGATCGGCTTGCCGAAGTCGTCGTCACCGAAGCCGACCGCCCGGAGCATGGCGCGGTTGGGTGAGCGCTGAACACCCTGTGTGATGGCAGCGGATCGAAGCATGGGCGTGGCCGCAGCGGAGGTCGCTGTTCAGAACCTACGGCTCGCTGCGGCTCCTCCGTTCAGCCACCGGTGGTGAGGGCCTCGAGCTGACGGCGCACATCATCGATGGCGAGGTTCAGCTCCTCAACCCGTTCCTGAAGCTCGCGGCGGACACCTCCGGCATCGGCGCCGGTCCGGGACAGAGGCCCGGCCGCCTCGGAGCCATCCTGCAGGCGGGAGGAGAAGAGCATCGCCTCATGACGGCGGGCACGGCCGCGGCGCTCGGCCCGGCGCCAGAGCCAGCCCGCCAGGCCGGCAGCCCCCAGCACCACACCGGCCGCAAGGCTGATGGCGATGGTGCCCGCCGCTGAGGAACCGGTTGTGCGTCCTGCCGATCCCATCCTCTCGAGCACGCTGAGACAATCCATTCACCCTAGGAAGAGCGGGCCGGCAGGCCATAGAGCCGTTGCGGCAGATCGCCGACGCCCGGCAGAGGCCGGTCCGCCTCGTCGCAGTCGGGATCGATGCAGGCCGTGTGGATGGTGAGATCGGGCCAGAGTTCGGCCAGGGCCTGCAACCCCGGCTGGCAGGCGATGGCGGTGAGCAGCCGCACCCGGCGGCCGCTGCAGCCCCGTTCCGCCAGACCCTGCAGCAGCGCCTGCGCCAGGGCTCCGCTGCCGATCACCGGCAGCAGCAGCATCACCCCCTCGCGCGCATCGATCCGCCCGGGCAGCTGTGCGGCGACCATCCGGGCCCATGCCTGCCGCTCCGGGTCGCCGGCCTCACCGGCCGGGGCCGATCCGGCCATCACATGGACCAGGCGGCTCATGGGCAGCACCCGGCGGGCTCCGTTCCACAGTTCCTGCCCCCCCTGCACCACCTGAATCGCCATCAGGGGAACGCCGGCATCGATCACCTGGCCCCGGGCCGTGCCAAGGGGGGTCTCCACCGAGGCCGGGCGGTGGGGAAGCCAGTCGCGCAGCGCCTCGTAGCAGAGCCAGTGGCCGAGTTCCTCAAGGGCGGTGAGCAGCAGCGGAGCGGGCGTCGCCCGG
It encodes the following:
- a CDS encoding uracil phosphoribosyltransferase; this translates as MTRYAARGGAMAMSKAMRVVVPPHPLIAHWLTVLRDRATPAPLLLTALEELGHWLCYEALRDWLPHRPASVETPLGTARGQVIDAGVPLMAIQVVQGGQELWNGARRVLPMSRLVHVMAGSAPAGEAGDPERQAWARMVAAQLPGRIDAREGVMLLLPVIGSGALAQALLQGLAERGCSGRRVRLLTAIACQPGLQALAELWPDLTIHTACIDPDCDEADRPLPGVGDLPQRLYGLPARSS